The region GAGCGAAGCAACCCACTGAGCAATTTCCTTGCGCTGATTCACCAAAAAGACGCTGACTAAGGTAAGCACCACCCCGATCCATTGCAGCATTGTCAGTTTCTCTCCCAACGTCAAATAGCTAAACAACAACGCAAATACAGGTGTGAGGAAAATTAAGGCACTCACACTGGTGACGTTTCCAGTTGCTGCCAGGTAGAAGAACATGCCATAGGTGACTGCCGTACCAAAAATCGTGGCATAGCCCAATCCAGCCCACTCGCCCCAGTGCAAACTGCCAACCTGGTTTGATTCATACAGCCATGACAATGCTAAAAGCGGCACTCCACCAATCACCATATGCCATGCTGTCCCTACGACTGGATCAGCATATTGCTTTACATAACGCACGATGATCGTACCAAACGACATCGCTAAGGCAGCAATAACCATCAACATTTCACCGTTCTGAAGCAATTTGCCCCAGCTAAAAGCCGCCACATCGATCTGGCTGTTGCCCTGTAATAAGCCGTAGATGAAGGTTTCAGGTAAACCACAAAGGGCGACTCCTGCCAACCCAACCAACAATCCTAGCCAGCCCCAAAAGCCGATTAAATCACCCAGAATGAGGCGGGATAATAAGGCAACTACCAGCGGTTGCGTGTCGATGAGAACAGAACCCAACCCTGCTCCTGTGTGAACTAACCCTTCTGTTAAGAACCCTTGAAACATTGCACCATCCACAATGCCAAAGAGTGTAATCCAGAGCCAGGCTTTCCATCCTTTGGGCTGAGGCAATTTTGCGATCGCGCCAAATGCCAGAATCAGAAGACCCGCAGGCACTAACCGAAAGCCAGCCAGAAACAAAGGTGTTGTATTGGGTAAGACAAACTTCATCACAACCATTGCGGTTCCTAAAAAGAAGAACGGCGCAACCAAAAATACAGGTGATTTTGAAAGGTTTGAATTCTCTTGTGATGTTTGCATAGTAGCTTCATGCTCATCGAAATGAAAAGTGTGCCAAAGGCTACACCCCATCGATTCTAGAAGCCTACACCGGGAGCAAATTGCTACGCTCGATACCGCCCATTGCCCGACTTTAGGAACTTCCTATGCTGCTCTTCATTCCAGGGCTTGCTATTCTCCAACAAATTACGGCTTTAAGAGCAAGTAATAAAGCCGCCCAGTGGAATTAATCAATCCAGCGCGATCGCCTGCCAGTTTTCCAGTTCCCATAAAAATATCCACCCGCCCTGGACCCTTAATAGCACTACCAGTGTCTTGATCAAGTACAAAGCGGCTGACCAGGCGTTGTTCTAGATTGCCACGCACCGTTTGGTAAGGAATTTGAGCCTGAATTAGCGCCAGCGCACCGGGCGGAAATAAGCTTTTATCCGTGGCAATAGTCCGCTCTGCTGTAACAGGAACTCCCAAACTGCCCATTGCAGGAGCACCCCCAGTTTCTTTAAAGAAAATAAACCGCTGATTACGCGGTAGATAGACATCGAGGTCATTAGGGTTTTGCTGAAAATACTGAATCAAAACGGGCAAAGTCAATTCTTCCAGCTTAAATTTGCCTGCATTCACCAGTTCTCGCCCAATGCTGACGTAGGGATAGTCAGTTGCCCCAGCATATCCAACCGTCATCGTTTTGCCATTGGTCAACCGTAGGCGAGCAGATCCTTGCACCTGAATTAAATAGGCTTCCAGGCGATCGCGTAACCAGACCAATTCTTGCCCTTTCAACTGGCTCCGGCTGAACTGCAATCCATCCACACCTTCAAGCTGTGCTCGACTAGGGTGCGGTTTTTTCCAACTGGAAAAATCAGGTGGAAGGCGAAAAATGGGATAGCGAAATTCTGGAGTCCGTGTAGGACTGGCAACGTGCACTGGTTCAAAATAGCCCGTAAACCCAACGGTACCCTGACCATCTTTGCCTATTGCTTGATAGAGTACAAATTCTCGATCAACCGCTGTCTGCAATTCAGTGGCAGAGCGAGACTTAACCAATAATTGTCGAAACCGCTCCAAGCTGCGGCGAACATGATCGCGGCTGATACCCAATGCTGCCAGTTTTTTGTAATCACTTGCTGCTCGTTCGCTGCGCAAATACCGAAGGCTGTTATCAATCGCTGCTAAAATGGCTCGGCGATCGCCACTCCCTGAAACACCGCCCACAAGCTGAGTATCCAGTTCAAGCGCTACGGGTGTGATTGCCTGAACCAGCACCTTTGTTGTGTTTGGCTTTTGCAGTTGAGCAGATGCAGAAGCAGGGATGTTGATTGTCCCATCCACTAAATGACCTGACAGGCTCACGCCAGCACCCAGCAGACCAGGTACTAAGGTCGCGATCGCAAACAGTTTCTGCATGAAAGTTAGAAGCGTTCAACACTAGAACTGAAGACAGGTTCCACCCGGATACCCACCACTTTTGAGGGGCGCAAAACCATATACTCCCCTTGCACATTCTTGATAGGCACCGTAATAAAGTCATTAGACGTTGCTTTGGGCATCAATTCTCCGCTGTACCACTTCTGAAATTCTTGAATGGTGGGGAAGCGCACTTCTTCCCGGTGTCCTCCCTCAATCAAGATGTAGACTGCATATTCCGTGGGAGTGCGAGCATAACGGCTACGTCTTTGTTCTCCGGTTGCTCCGTCGGCTGCTTGAGTCATATCACGTAATTCATTGGATGTACTTTGCCATTATCTAGCAGGAATGCCAGATACATTCACTTTGCCCAAGACCGGGTAAAAAGTATCAGGAGAAACAAGGAAGGAAAAGGATAGAAATGAGGTATGGAAGATGAAGATGGGAAATACAAATAGCCCTAATTCAGGAAAATAAACTGAATCGTTGCAGTTGGGCTTGCACCATTGCAGGTAACGTTTTGCGAAGTTGAGCGTTATCCTTAAATGTGAGGCGGCTGTGGCTAGGAACATCAAAGGGAAATTGCCCTGGTAAGTCGGAGCGTTCCAGTTGAGCTAGCAGGATTTGTTCAGGACGTTTACACTGCAGCGCATATCCTACTTCCACACACACCGTTGGGCTGGGCAAAATTTGCGCGGGATCGCTAGGTAAACGGGCGATCGCGGTTCCATCCGCAATAAATAAGAGACTTTGGCGAATTGAGCGCATCAGAGAGCTATCCAACCGGGTAGGTCCATCAGTCAAGCGATGAGACTCTTTCAGCAAAATAGGCAACCGCGACTTTGAATTAAGCTTGTCTAAGACTGTCTGCAACTCATCTCGTAGCATCTCGCTCGATGCAGGAAATTCGTTCTGATAACACAAAAAGATAATCGGCTCCAGATGCGTCATCACTTCTTGTTTGGCAAAATACACCTCGTGGCTGCGGAGGTCGATATTTGCGATCGCATAGCCCCCACTCCCCTCGATATAAAACTCAACTGGCTGCCCTTCCAAGTAACGCTGAAACCACACTGAACTACGTACTTCTTCACTATCTTCTAGAAAATCAGCCCTCAACCCCGACTTCAACAGGCTATTCCGGCTCAGACGCAAATCATGTGGGCGCTTCTCCAACTCGTGGATCGGCTCATATTTTTCCAGATACCAAGCCTTCAGAGCAATAATTGCCATCTTCGCCCTGCCTCTTCACTAGATCAAAAGTACTACTTTAAGAGTACATCTTTAAAAGCACAACAGCATCCAAATTCTACTTTTTGAGTGACTTCCTCTCATGGGTTGATGTATATGGAGTTGAACTGATTGAACACCCAGATAATACACTAACCAATCAGTTTCAGCGCTCCCTTACGTTCAGATGAGGAAATATCAAATTTCGTTTTGGATGCTGCTGGAGT is a window of Leptolyngbyaceae cyanobacterium JSC-12 DNA encoding:
- a CDS encoding DMT(drug/metabolite transporter) superfamily permease (IMG reference gene:2510094190~PFAM: EamA-like transporter family~manually curated); translated protein: MQTSQENSNLSKSPVFLVAPFFFLGTAMVVMKFVLPNTTPLFLAGFRLVPAGLLILAFGAIAKLPQPKGWKAWLWITLFGIVDGAMFQGFLTEGLVHTGAGLGSVLIDTQPLVVALLSRLILGDLIGFWGWLGLLVGLAGVALCGLPETFIYGLLQGNSQIDVAAFSWGKLLQNGEMLMVIAALAMSFGTIIVRYVKQYADPVVGTAWHMVIGGVPLLALSWLYESNQVGSLHWGEWAGLGYATIFGTAVTYGMFFYLAATGNVTSVSALIFLTPVFALLFSYLTLGEKLTMLQWIGVVLTLVSVFLVNQRKEIAQWVASLVSKTPTKPLTTEVVTSDSGSVE
- a CDS encoding membrane-bound lytic murein transglycosylase (IMG reference gene:2510094191~PFAM: MltA specific insert domain; 3D domain), translated to MQKLFAIATLVPGLLGAGVSLSGHLVDGTINIPASASAQLQKPNTTKVLVQAITPVALELDTQLVGGVSGSGDRRAILAAIDNSLRYLRSERAASDYKKLAALGISRDHVRRSLERFRQLLVKSRSATELQTAVDREFVLYQAIGKDGQGTVGFTGYFEPVHVASPTRTPEFRYPIFRLPPDFSSWKKPHPSRAQLEGVDGLQFSRSQLKGQELVWLRDRLEAYLIQVQGSARLRLTNGKTMTVGYAGATDYPYVSIGRELVNAGKFKLEELTLPVLIQYFQQNPNDLDVYLPRNQRFIFFKETGGAPAMGSLGVPVTAERTIATDKSLFPPGALALIQAQIPYQTVRGNLEQRLVSRFVLDQDTGSAIKGPGRVDIFMGTGKLAGDRAGLINSTGRLYYLLLKP
- a CDS encoding hypothetical protein (IMG reference gene:2510094192), with amino-acid sequence MTQAADGATGEQRRSRYARTPTEYAVYILIEGGHREEVRFPTIQEFQKWYSGELMPKATSNDFITVPIKNVQGEYMVLRPSKVVGIRVEPVFSSSVERF
- a CDS encoding hypothetical protein (IMG reference gene:2510094193), translating into MAIIALKAWYLEKYEPIHELEKRPHDLRLSRNSLLKSGLRADFLEDSEEVRSSVWFQRYLEGQPVEFYIEGSGGYAIANIDLRSHEVYFAKQEVMTHLEPIIFLCYQNEFPASSEMLRDELQTVLDKLNSKSRLPILLKESHRLTDGPTRLDSSLMRSIRQSLLFIADGTAIARLPSDPAQILPSPTVCVEVGYALQCKRPEQILLAQLERSDLPGQFPFDVPSHSRLTFKDNAQLRKTLPAMVQAQLQRFSLFS